The Bombina bombina isolate aBomBom1 chromosome 12, aBomBom1.pri, whole genome shotgun sequence sequence ACACATGGACTAAATACAGGAGTCAAAGCACAAAATGTTTACGTCACAGCCCTATACTCATCCATTCCCCATGAGAAGGGAATGGAAGCACTTGCTTTTTTCTTTCGAGAATGGTCAGAATTCTCTGCAGAGTTCCAAACATTTATTCTTCTGGTGTCCCTTTTCCTTCTGACCCATAACTTTTTTGAATTTGAGGGTACCTTCTACCTCCAGAGatatgggacggctatgggggctaaatttgccccctattacgccaacctttttatgggttggtgggagctgtccctcatctttggagatagtaatccccaCAAAAAGGACATCAGCTTCTATTGTCAATTTATCGATGACTTGATCCTCATTTGGGATGGCAGTGAAGCTGATTTAGAGTTTGTGGAGGGTATTAACCAAAATAAAATGGGACTCAAATTTACCTTTGAGACACAGCTGAATGAAATTAATTTTCTTGATGTGACACTTAGTGGCACCCTAGAGGGTAAAgtaaaaacaaatttatatagGAAACCCATATCCggcaactctttgttgcatgctaggagctgccaccccaaacatgtgCTGTATGCAATTGCAAAAGGGCAATTTATAAGAGCAAAAAGAAATTGCTCGGATATTAAAGATTGCCATATCCAGATGGGGGATGTCAGTAGACGTTTGGTCCAAAGAGGATACCCCCAGAAGATTGTCAAGAAAGCACACAGAGAGGTTGTGGGATCACATAGATCTGATTTACTGAGAGATAAATCTAAGACCAAAGAGATGCATAAAGGTGTAACCTTCGTTACGGACTATAGTTCCCAATACGAAGAGGTATGTAAAATTGTTAAGCATCATTTTAGTATGCTTATTGCAGATGACAGACTTATAGACTGTGTCCAGGAGGGAATCAGATGCTCCTATTGGAGGAATCGTACACTAGGCAATTTGTTATCTCCCACGGTACTAAAAAAGCCTACATCTCAGGCTAGTGATTGGCTCACTAGCAAGGGATCCTTCAAGTGTGGCAGCTCTAGATGTGGAGCTTGTGATTATCTGATTGTGTCTGATCACTTTAACTCCACAGTGACAGGTAAAACATATGAAGTAAATTTCTGTTtaaactgtacctcagtgtatgttATATATTGTATAACATGCACTAAATGTGGGAAACAGTATGTTGGGCTCACCAGAAGGGACATCAGGACTAGGGTGAGAGAGCATCTGTCAACTATTCGAGTTGGAAAGGCTACCACCCCCCTTTGTGTATCATTTTGCACAAACACACAATAAAGATCTGCTTCTTGTGGCAACCCATTGATATGATCCCTCACccagaagagggggggataggacAGTTATCTTGCGGAAGAGGGAGATGCTGTGGATTTTTAAACTAGAAACTAGGgttcccaaaggtctaaattctGAATACGACtttattaattattgggagtaattTTCCACAGCATGTCCCTCTTTTTATGGCCTGTgttgggtgtatgtgtatataactctAAGCACTGATATTGTAGAACACCTCTATTAGATCTATATggtttatttgatatatttttttaaatatgcagtcTTACCTGTTTTGATGACTATTGTTGGTCCTTTGCAAACTtgggagatacatatatacattccctaaatataatataatacatcatAATAGAATAAATTCTTTTGCATCCTTTATGATGTATCTTTTGCACCTTTAACTGGATGATTAGAATTTAGTTCTATATAATTGTTACTTCTATTGTGCCCTTTCTTCACTTAGTGCAAATTATTTCATCCTGGTCTTTTTATGTGGGCTTAAATACATATTACCCGTTTATTATTTGCTAAGATTCCAGATCTATCTTTAGACTTAAATTTAACTagatgtataatgtatatgtatgcatgtatattatatttatgtatagtTATAAGTATAGGGTGTTTTTGTATTCATACACTCTTTTATTATctttctgtatatgtgtatatatcttctATAATCCACATATGCATATTTGACCATTATGTATTTGTACCTCTGTATCTTTATGAAATGATTAGTGCTGGTTTCTAACTTATGTTCTTACATGCTTGGATCTGTTTCACTTCAGTAGTGTAAGGGTTAACTCTTTTGGGCGTGACTTTATTTTAAAGTTCCTTTGGTTTTAGCCAATGATGTTACTACAATTGTGTATATATTGAACACCTGTACTGGCTcccctatgctatgattacggcgttaagccgaaacgcgtaagcctgccagcccagAGGTGTCCTTGCCTCTCTTAGTCATTTGACCACCTGTTTTTATGACGGAAGcctaataaaagctatgttttatttatttatttttgctaacgctctcctttttctttttgggACTGTATGTTTACATATGGCACATGGACTTTATACAGGAGTCAAAGCAAGACATGATTACATATGGCACATGGACTTTATACAGGAGTCAAAGCAAGACTTGTTTACATATGGCACATGGACTTTATACAGGAGTCAAAGCAAGACATGATTACATATGGCACATGGACTTTATACAGGAGTCAAAGCAAGACATGATTACATATGGCACATGGACTTTATACAGGAGTCAAAGCAAGACATGACTACATATGGCACATGGACTTTATACAGGAGTCAAAGCAAGACATGATTACATATGGCACATGGACTTTATACAGGAGTCAAAGCAAGACATGATTACATATGGCACATGGACTTTATACAGGAGTCAAAGCAAGACATGATTACATATAGCACATGGACTTTATACAGGAGTCAAAGCAATACTTATTTACATATGGCACATGTACTTTATACAGAAGTCAAAACAAGACTTGTTTACATATGGCACATGGACTTCATACAGGAGTCAAAGCAGGACATGATTACATATGTCACATGGACTTTATACAGGAGTCAAAGCAAGACATGATTACATATGTCACATGGACTTTATACAGGAGTCAAAGCAAGACATGATTACATATAGCACATGGACTTTATACAGGAGTCAAAGCAAGACATGATTACATATGTCACATGGACTTTATACAGGAGTCAAAGTAAGACATGATTACATATGTCACATGGACTTTATACAGGAGTCAAAGCAAGACATGATTACATATGTCACATGGACTTTATAAAGGAGTCAAAGCAAGACATGATTACATATGTCACATGGACTTTATACAGGAGTCAAAGCAAGACATGATTACAtattggaagtggagggccctctaatgggcatgtaacaaaattaagggataactgagttgaagtctggaaggtactagatgttacattgttgcaagagggggggcgggtgtttctgcttacctttataggtcctgactgcagtgaatccagccctcttttgttcctggttccagacttcaaggaagaatttttcCCGCCCACCCGACCCTGGATGAAGACGTGGCGGCTTAGGGTTGTTGAGGGCTCACCCTGGcgtgggtaggtttaattgaactagctcAGTAAGACCAGGGGGTAAGTTAGTCTTCCACCCTCCGGGAGCGTGTTTTACGACTCGTACCTGGGGGGTCGCCTTACTGGGCTAGTCgtatgtgccctagctggcggtcggtcagggcccagagagcgggcggggagagagatgagtgatgtcatgggatgggggaggtgacactcactaggtgccgacctaggggttcctcccccctacgaatcttaggcaaatacctctctcagcttacagctctctctccttGCCAATTGGGTGTGGCTATCGTGCCACactgcacacaccgtgtagggctctgaccgtctgctagtaggggttcattttagctagttcattgccgccaccagcgaagaactgttacagttctcctattcgaagtctttagttgcctagttggcatatttacataggcctagttttaaaggcttatgtgttaataaatgtgaccgtgaccggtcttttgcccatttaactgGTTGTCAAGTGTTTTTATTTCATCTAACTTATTGTTAAGTATGGTATTCCTTTTAAGTCATGTGGGTACAaggaagacgtaataggaggtttatcccttaagcaCATGGACTTTATACAGGAGTCAAAGCAAGACATGATTACATATAGCACATGGACTTTATACAGGAGTCAAAGCAAGACTTATTTACATATGGCACATGGACTTTATACAGGAGTCAAAGCAAGACTTATTTACATATGGCACATGGACTTTATAAA is a genomic window containing:
- the LOC128643241 gene encoding uncharacterized protein LOC128643241, with the protein product MTHGLNTGVKAQNVYVTALYSSIPHEKGMEALAFFFREWSEFSAEFQTFILLVSLFLLTHNFFEFEGTFYLQRYGTAMGAKFAPYYANLFMGWWELSLIFGDSNPHKKDISFYCQFIDDLILIWDGSEADLEFVEGINQNKMGLKFTFETQLNEINFLDVTLSGTLEGKVKTNLYRKPISGNSLLHARSCHPKHVLYAIAKGQFIRAKRNCSDIKDCHIQMGDVSRRLVQRGYPQKIVKKAHREVVGSHRSDLLRDKSKTKEMHKGVTFVTDYSSQYEEVCKIVKHHFSMLIADDRLIDCVQEGIRCSYWRNRTLGNLLSPTVLKKPTSQASDWLTSKGSFKCGSSRCGACDYLIVSDHFNSTVTGKTYEVNFCLNCTSVYVIYCITCTKCGKQYVGLTRRDIRTRVREHLSTIRVGKATTPLCVSFCTNTQ